The proteins below are encoded in one region of Deinococcus ruber:
- a CDS encoding MsnO8 family LLM class oxidoreductase, whose protein sequence is MTVQLSILDPVPIMAGQRPDQALHAAVRLAQCADQLGYHRIWYAEHHIQDAAACPAPAVLVASVAAHTQRIRVGSGGVVLRHHAPWHVAETFGMLGSLYPGRIDLGVASGHGASDDVAARLGGGPIEGRIDALQDALHTLGTQVDAWVLGSSSRSAQTAARLGWYYGSGNVVGDPAPLTQYRREFSALRHARPAVSLAVAVVCAESMPLALHLAASHGAYFSAQGTAPHGAPVPPPDHLPPLGGNALDLYPRLVVGDPATVRAALTALARRYDADELLLLSVLHGAQARIDSYTLIADAMLKVSVPPARIPAQPGGYL, encoded by the coding sequence TGACGGTGCAGCTCAGCATTCTGGATCCAGTTCCGATAATGGCCGGGCAGCGTCCCGACCAGGCTCTTCACGCTGCCGTTCGCCTTGCACAGTGCGCCGACCAGCTCGGCTACCACCGGATCTGGTACGCCGAGCACCACATTCAGGACGCGGCGGCGTGTCCAGCTCCCGCCGTGCTGGTCGCCAGCGTCGCTGCTCATACGCAGCGTATCCGGGTCGGCTCCGGCGGGGTGGTGCTGCGTCATCATGCGCCGTGGCATGTGGCCGAGACGTTCGGGATGCTCGGCTCGCTGTATCCGGGCCGCATCGATCTGGGTGTCGCCAGTGGACACGGCGCGTCTGACGATGTGGCGGCCCGGCTGGGGGGCGGCCCCATAGAGGGCCGCATCGACGCGCTTCAAGACGCCCTGCACACGCTCGGTACGCAGGTGGATGCCTGGGTGCTGGGCAGCAGTTCGCGCAGCGCCCAGACCGCCGCCCGGCTGGGATGGTATTACGGGTCGGGCAATGTCGTGGGCGACCCGGCCCCACTCACGCAGTATCGCCGCGAGTTCAGTGCGCTTCGCCATGCCCGGCCAGCCGTCTCGCTGGCGGTGGCGGTGGTCTGCGCCGAAAGTATGCCTCTCGCCCTTCATCTCGCGGCCAGTCACGGGGCGTATTTCTCGGCCCAGGGCACCGCGCCGCACGGAGCACCGGTGCCGCCCCCCGACCATCTCCCCCCGTTGGGCGGCAACGCTCTGGACCTGTATCCACGGCTGGTGGTGGGCGATCCGGCAACGGTGCGGGCGGCGCTGACGGCCCTCGCACGGCGCTACGACGCCGACGAACTGCTGCTGCTGAGCGTGCTGCACGGCGCACAGGCCCGGATCGACTCGTACACCCTGATTGCCGACGCCATGCTGAAGGTGTCGGTTCCACCGGCACGTATTCCCGCTCAACCAGGAGGCTACCTATGA